From a region of the Castanea sativa cultivar Marrone di Chiusa Pesio chromosome 10, ASM4071231v1 genome:
- the LOC142614261 gene encoding glutathione S-transferase T1: MELKVYADRMSQPSRAVIIFCKVNGINFEEIKVDLSKRQQLSAEFKEINPMRQVPTIVDGRFKLFESHAILIYLASAFPGVADHWYPADVTRRAKIHSVLDWHHSNLRRGAATFILNTVLGAALGLPMKPQVAAEAEKILSSSLSKIESIWLKGNGRFLLGGLQPSIADLSLVCEIMQLELLDEKDRSRVLGPHKKVQQWIEDTRNATKPHFDEAHKILYKAKTKFQVQRTLQANSEREESSIRKALPSKM; encoded by the exons ATGGAGCTGAAAGTATATGCAGATAGGATGTCCCAGCCATCTCGTGCTGTTATTATATTCTGCAA GGTTAATGGAATAAACTTTGAAGAAATCAAAGTGGACCTGTCCAAACGCCAGCAGTTGTCTGCTGAGTTCAAAG AAATAAACCCTATGAGGCAAGTTCCAACTATTGTTGATGGAAGGTTTAAGTTGTTTGAAAG tcATGCAATTCTTATCTATCTCGCTTCTGCATTTCCAGGAGTTGCAGATCATTG GTATCCAGCTGATGTTACCAGGAGAGCTAAAATTCACTCAGTGTTGGATTGGCATCACTCCAATCTACGCCGGGGTGCAG CCACATTTATTCTCAACACCGTACTAGGAGCTGCGCTTGGCCTTCCCATGAAACCACAAGTAGCTGCTGAAGCTGAGAAAATTTTATCCTCGTCTCTGTCAAAAATAGAGTCCATTTGGCTTAAGGGGAATGGGCGCTTCTTGCTGGGTGGCTTGCAACCATCCATAGCTGATCTCAGCCTTGTTTGTGAGATTATGCAACTAGAG CTTTTGGATGAGAAGGATCGCAGTCGTGTACTAGGCCCACACAAGAAAGTTCAGCAGTGGATTGAGGATACAAGAAATGCTACAAAACCTCACTTTGACGAAGCACATAAAATCCTCTACAAAgccaaaacaaaatttcaagtgCAGCGGACTCTGCAAGCAAACAGTGAGAGGGAGGAGTCTAGCATAAGAAAGGCATTGCCTTCAAAGATGTGA